The following are encoded together in the bacterium genome:
- a CDS encoding ERF family protein, with protein sequence MSDTQVSTERVFSAENLIAQAIGKGLPVDAMEKLLAMRQQIKAEQAREAFFEALARFQSNCPSIAKTKVVYGRDNRTIRYRYAPLDTIVEQIKGLLQEYGFSYTIKSRQDPQAVTAMCEAHHAGGHVEISEFSIPIDPTAYMNDAQKVASALTYAKRYAFCNAFGLMTADDDDDANSVDDHEPPAREQKQAQAPSHNGGRKRPADQMEVIKEITALVKELNLPEEQRVPLRERIEQAKSVDELVKVKEQVLATQKPAAGAEPSPAQQTQPSPAVEAKPATEAGKPPAKSQRERDMEKLDQIKKSATDAERVGGETKQQEMDIPEPIDQVW encoded by the coding sequence ATGAGTGACACTCAGGTATCGACCGAGCGCGTGTTCAGCGCAGAGAACCTGATCGCGCAGGCCATTGGCAAGGGCCTGCCAGTTGACGCCATGGAGAAGCTGCTGGCGATGCGGCAGCAGATCAAGGCGGAGCAGGCGCGGGAGGCCTTCTTCGAGGCCCTGGCCAGGTTCCAGTCCAACTGCCCGAGCATCGCCAAGACCAAGGTCGTGTACGGCCGCGACAACAGGACTATCCGCTACCGCTACGCGCCCCTCGACACCATCGTCGAGCAGATCAAAGGGCTGCTGCAGGAGTACGGCTTCTCTTACACGATCAAGAGCCGACAGGACCCGCAGGCCGTCACCGCCATGTGCGAGGCCCACCACGCCGGTGGCCACGTCGAGATCAGCGAGTTCTCGATCCCGATCGACCCCACGGCCTACATGAACGACGCGCAGAAGGTCGCTAGCGCTCTGACCTACGCGAAGCGGTACGCCTTCTGCAACGCCTTCGGGCTGATGACGGCTGACGACGACGACGACGCCAACAGCGTCGACGACCACGAGCCGCCGGCGCGCGAGCAGAAGCAGGCCCAGGCGCCAAGTCACAACGGCGGTCGGAAGCGGCCGGCAGACCAGATGGAGGTCATCAAGGAGATCACGGCGCTCGTGAAGGAGCTCAATCTGCCCGAGGAGCAGCGGGTCCCCTTGCGGGAGCGCATCGAGCAGGCGAAGAGCGTGGATGAGCTGGTGAAGGTCAAGGAGCAGGTCCTGGCGACCCAGAAGCCGGCTGCTGGTGCAGAGCCCTCGCCGGCGCAGCAGACGCAGCCGTCGCCGGCTGTCGAGGCCAAGCCCGCGACGGAAGCGGGCAAGCCCCCCGCCAAGAGTCAGCGTGAGCGGGACATGGAGAAGCTCGACCAGATCAAGAAGTCGGCAACGGATGCGGAGCGTGTGGGCGGGGAGACCAAGCAGCAGGAGATGGACATCCCCGAGCCCATCGACCAGGTGTGGTGA
- a CDS encoding helix-turn-helix domain-containing protein, whose amino-acid sequence MSAAGVAATILRHLVPALEAARLELERKAADEAALGADARPRVFDISQAAEFLHTSTTTVRREMQSGRLPYKRLGERVYVLSERALLDWIDQRAG is encoded by the coding sequence ATGAGCGCGGCAGGCGTAGCGGCCACCATCCTGCGGCACCTGGTCCCGGCCCTCGAGGCTGCCCGCCTGGAGCTCGAGCGGAAGGCCGCTGACGAAGCCGCCCTCGGCGCCGACGCACGGCCCAGGGTCTTCGATATCTCCCAGGCAGCCGAGTTTCTGCATACCTCCACGACCACAGTCCGCCGCGAGATGCAGTCTGGCCGCCTGCCCTACAAGCGGCTCGGCGAGCGGGTCTACGTCCTGAGCGAGCGCGCCCTCCTCGACTGGATCGACCAGAGGGCCGGCTGA